In a single window of the Elaeis guineensis isolate ETL-2024a chromosome 6, EG11, whole genome shotgun sequence genome:
- the LOC105060082 gene encoding uncharacterized protein, which translates to MMRQVSSRNQRSKGLRVKNVLQLCLLAAVCFWLVYQLKHSYNKNMTLEERKVSEKIVESELEFLKLGRKDPARGEENSSGNGIDKKEEGSEEVEEEDQDQEIKQAMEDEETGGDGDDEIDEQDQERDDEQEDQERADEEAEDVELTNEEDKDGQGEETEPLDDQDPEEDSSHKAREESYKRDDVSSAVLRENQAKSSEDGDGDVGDEGRENTEEKFADADDMAHGADDASKANGDSSVGAEDVSKDHSTDVVLTGSKTNRDDHPSKNGSIIEKKGSEFGLNNSERSSTGNQRELQANSTTAAVSNNHIEAQAKSISAVSNNQTEAQTSSTTVSDAVAESVPFQNGTSGRDSVPKHSVLVEIENSGRNEINLNDVVMEGLPDRSKAIVGQEDAGEHSSVSLGTSNNGDPIQGEFTESLHKMVAEEERDARIDLSTLPAMQNEVKSMADEAAE; encoded by the coding sequence ATGATGAGGCAGGTATCCAGTAGAAACCAGAGGAGCAAGGGGCTCAGGGTGAAAAATGTTCTTCAGTTGTGCCTCTTGGCTGCTGTCTGCTTCTGGTTGGTTTACCAGTTGAAGCATTCTTATAATAAGAACATGACACTAGAAGAGAGGAAGGTTTCGGAGAAGATAGTCGAGAGCGAGCTGGAGTTCTTGAAACTTGGCAGGAAGGATCCCGCTCGCGGTGAGGAGAACAGCTCCGGGAATGGCATTGATAAAAAGGAAGAAGGCagtgaagaagttgaagaagaagaCCAAGATCAGGAAATCAAACAGGCAATGGAGGATGAGGAAACCGGAGGAGATGGAGATGATGAGATAGATGAGCAAGATCAAGAGAGAGATGATGAGCAGGAGGATCAAGAGAGGGCTGATGAGGAAGCTGAAGATGTAGAACTGACCAATGAAGAAGACAAGGATGGTCAGGGTGAGGAAACGGAGCCGCTGGATGACCAAGACCCTGAAGAGGATTCTTCTCACAAGGCACGTGAAGAAAGTTATAAAAGAGATGATGTATCCAGTGCTGTACTCCGAGAAAATCAAGCAAAAAGCTCTGAAGATGGAGATGGTGATGTGGGTGATGAAGGGAGGGAAAACACGGAGGAGAAATTTGCGGATGCAGATGATATGGCTCATGGCGCAGATGATGCTTCCAAGGCTAATGGTGATTCGAGTGTTGGAGCTGAAGATGTTTCCAAAGATCATAGTACAGATGTTGTTTTGACAGGGAGCAAGACTAACCGGGATGACCATCCAAGCAAGAATGGGAGTATTATCGAGAAAAAAGGGTCAGAGTTTGGATTAAATAATTCGGAGCGGTCTTCCACCGGCAATCAGAGAGAACTGCAGGCCAACTCTACAACAGCAGCTGTAAGTAACAATCATATAGAAGCACAGGCCAAATCAATATCAGCTGTATCCAACAATCAAACAGAAGCACAGACTAGCTCAACAACAGTATCTGATGCTGTAGCTGAAAGTGTGCCTTTCCAGAATGGAACTTCCGGTAGGGATTCAGTTCCAAAGCACAGCGTTCTGGTTGAGATAGAAAATTCTGGGCGAAATGAGATCAACTTGAATGATGTGGTGATGGAAGGGCTGCCTGATAGGTCTAAGGCAATTGTTGGGCAAGAGGATGCTGGAGAGCACTCCTCTGTGTCCTTGGGTACAAGCAACAATGGAGATCCAATTCAGGGCGAATTCACTGAATCTTTACATAAAATGGTCGCTGAAGAAGAGAGAGATGCTCGTATAGATCTGTCAACCTTACCTGCCATGCAAAATGAAGTAAAGAGCATGGCAGATGAAGCTGCAGAGTGA